In the genome of Tannockella kyphosi, one region contains:
- the tig gene encoding trigger factor, with protein sequence MNTTSKKLENAITEIMVTFDKEEWNGAREKATNKLAQNVKVDGFRPGKAPLAMVKARISESSIVSEATDILLQEKYMEVLTSSEITPIAQPSLSIENVDENGLTVKFLVPVQPTVELGTYKGLEVKKGRVTVAKKDIDARVESYQEQFAELAVKEGAVENGDTAVIDFEGFKDGVAFEGGKGENYPLEIGSGSFIPGFEEQVIGMELGSTKDVEVTFPEDYQATDLAGAAVTFKVTVHEVKVKQLPEIDDELAMDVNIEGVETLEQLKAHIKAELKSQKEVDVENAYNENLFKAIVAGSTVETSDALVSQECEMMLQEIDQNLQRQGMTFELYEQFTGKTKDDVLEDVKPQAVDRVKLNLILAAIVDAESLEVTEAETDAEIEEIAKVYNKEVAEVKQIFGANMDRIEDDLLMRKALQLVKDNLQ encoded by the coding sequence ATGAATACGACAAGTAAAAAATTAGAAAATGCGATTACTGAGATAATGGTAACGTTTGATAAAGAAGAATGGAATGGTGCTAGAGAAAAAGCAACGAACAAATTAGCACAAAACGTAAAAGTTGATGGATTCCGTCCAGGTAAAGCTCCATTAGCAATGGTGAAAGCAAGAATCTCAGAAAGCAGCATTGTTAGCGAAGCTACTGATATCTTATTACAAGAAAAATACATGGAAGTTTTAACTTCTAGTGAAATCACACCTATCGCACAACCAAGTCTTTCAATTGAAAATGTTGATGAAAATGGTTTAACTGTAAAATTCTTAGTACCTGTTCAACCAACTGTTGAATTAGGAACTTATAAAGGATTAGAAGTGAAAAAAGGTCGTGTAACTGTAGCTAAAAAAGATATCGATGCTAGAGTTGAATCTTACCAAGAACAATTTGCTGAATTAGCAGTAAAAGAAGGTGCTGTAGAAAATGGTGATACAGCTGTTATCGATTTTGAAGGATTTAAAGATGGTGTAGCTTTTGAAGGTGGAAAAGGTGAAAACTATCCATTAGAAATTGGTTCAGGTTCATTTATTCCAGGATTTGAAGAACAAGTAATTGGTATGGAATTAGGAAGTACAAAAGATGTAGAAGTAACTTTCCCAGAAGATTATCAAGCTACTGATTTAGCTGGAGCTGCTGTAACTTTCAAAGTAACAGTACATGAAGTAAAAGTAAAACAATTACCTGAAATTGATGATGAATTAGCGATGGATGTTAACATCGAAGGTGTTGAAACATTAGAACAATTAAAAGCTCATATTAAAGCAGAATTAAAATCACAAAAAGAAGTAGATGTAGAAAATGCTTATAACGAAAACTTATTTAAAGCAATCGTTGCAGGTTCAACTGTTGAAACAAGTGATGCTTTAGTTAGCCAAGAATGTGAAATGATGTTACAAGAAATTGATCAAAATTTACAAAGACAAGGTATGACTTTTGAATTATATGAACAATTCACTGGTAAAACAAAAGATGATGTTTTAGAAGATGTAAAACCTCAAGCTGTTGATAGAGTAAAATTAAATTTAATTTTAGCTGCTATTGTTGATGCTGAATCTTTAGAAGTTACAGAAGCTGAAACTGATGCAGAAATCGAAGAAATTGCAAAAGTATACAACAAAGAAGTTGCAGAAGTAAAACAAATCTTTGGTGCTAATATGGATCGTATTGAAGACGATTTATTAATGAGAAAAGCATTACAATTAGTAAAAGATAACTTACAATAA
- the lon gene encoding endopeptidase La, protein MNESMISLPLVCTRGMLVFPGNRLTIDVGRPVSLKAVEAAIAQYDNHIIFTSQVNAMDDDPSFEGVYHVATLCKVEKRIRRDSAGTIKLTVLGEKRLRLKSYDDSLGYILSSAEVMEDVVGDKNEEIALVRNITAYIASQARRGGNKIPSEASARLEGGVTASLLCDTLGQYLPLELDSRQKILEASDINERLLLVAGAIECEKEIQEIEESINKRVRDTIDENQREYYLREKLRAIKEELGDTVPQEDDSQAIREDLENNPYPEHVRKKVLEELRRFDAMPSQSSESNVVRTYIDWVMKTPWYQETTDNEDITKVETILDLEHYGLEKVKERIVEHLAVKQMTQSLKAPIICLAGPPGVGKTSLAKSISNALGREFVKASLGGVKDESEVRGHRRTYLGSMPGRIIQSMKKAGVVNPVFLLDEIDKMSSDYKGDPTSAMLEVLDPEQNAHFSDNYLEEPYDLSKVLFIATCNDLSNIPGPLRDRLEIIELSSYTEQEKVMIATNHLIKKQLKEHGLEATQVIFDNDALLFIINHYTREAGVRDLERMIAKICRKSVLRILKGKEESVHVDIASLEALLGKAPFMHTRKLEKDTVGIVTGMAYTQFGGDILPIEVNHFDGSGKFVITGQLGDVMKESATIALDYLKANKEKYGLQDIKFDKMDIHIHAPEGAVKKDGPSAGVTLITAIYSCLTNKLVSNTVAMTGEVTLHGQVLAIGGLKEKSISAHRSGIRKIIIPSQNEKDIDDIPEVVRNDLEIITASHIDTVLEHAIVK, encoded by the coding sequence ATGAATGAATCAATGATTTCATTACCGTTAGTTTGTACTCGCGGGATGTTAGTGTTTCCAGGAAATCGTCTGACTATAGACGTTGGAAGACCAGTTAGCTTAAAGGCAGTAGAAGCTGCAATAGCACAATATGATAATCATATTATTTTTACGTCACAAGTAAATGCAATGGATGATGATCCTAGTTTTGAAGGTGTATACCATGTGGCTACATTATGTAAAGTAGAAAAGAGAATTCGACGTGATAGTGCAGGTACTATTAAATTAACGGTACTTGGAGAGAAACGTTTACGATTAAAAAGCTATGATGATAGCTTAGGCTATATTCTTTCATCAGCAGAAGTGATGGAAGATGTTGTTGGAGATAAGAATGAAGAAATCGCATTAGTACGTAACATTACTGCTTATATTGCTTCTCAAGCAAGACGAGGTGGAAATAAAATCCCTTCAGAAGCATCTGCACGATTAGAAGGTGGAGTTACAGCCTCATTATTATGCGATACTTTAGGACAGTACTTACCATTAGAACTAGATAGTAGACAAAAGATATTAGAAGCATCTGATATTAATGAACGTTTATTATTAGTTGCTGGTGCAATTGAATGTGAAAAAGAAATTCAAGAAATTGAAGAATCTATTAATAAAAGAGTTCGTGACACTATTGATGAAAATCAAAGAGAATATTATTTACGTGAAAAATTAAGAGCTATTAAAGAAGAACTCGGAGATACGGTTCCTCAAGAAGATGATAGCCAAGCGATTCGTGAGGATTTAGAAAATAATCCTTATCCAGAACATGTACGTAAAAAAGTATTAGAAGAATTAAGAAGATTTGATGCAATGCCATCTCAGTCTTCTGAATCAAATGTAGTTCGTACTTATATCGATTGGGTTATGAAAACACCTTGGTATCAAGAAACAACGGACAATGAAGATATTACAAAAGTAGAAACTATCTTGGATTTAGAACATTATGGTTTAGAAAAAGTAAAAGAACGTATTGTAGAGCATTTGGCTGTAAAACAAATGACACAATCTTTAAAAGCCCCTATTATTTGTTTGGCTGGGCCACCAGGTGTTGGGAAAACAAGTCTTGCAAAAAGTATTTCTAATGCTTTAGGAAGAGAGTTTGTTAAAGCTTCTTTAGGTGGTGTCAAGGATGAATCAGAAGTACGTGGACATCGTCGTACGTATTTAGGTTCAATGCCAGGTAGAATTATTCAATCAATGAAAAAAGCTGGTGTTGTGAATCCTGTTTTCTTATTAGATGAAATCGATAAAATGTCAAGTGATTATAAAGGGGATCCTACTAGTGCAATGCTAGAAGTGTTAGACCCTGAACAAAATGCACATTTCTCTGATAACTATTTAGAAGAACCATATGATTTATCTAAAGTGTTGTTTATTGCAACATGTAATGATTTATCTAATATTCCTGGACCATTACGAGATCGTTTAGAAATAATTGAATTATCTAGTTATACAGAACAAGAAAAAGTAATGATTGCAACAAATCATTTAATTAAAAAACAATTAAAAGAACATGGTTTAGAAGCGACACAAGTAATATTTGACAATGATGCATTGTTATTCATTATTAATCACTATACAAGAGAAGCTGGTGTCCGTGATTTAGAACGTATGATTGCTAAGATTTGTCGTAAATCAGTATTACGTATTTTAAAAGGCAAAGAAGAATCAGTACATGTTGATATCGCTAGTTTAGAAGCATTATTAGGAAAAGCACCTTTTATGCATACTAGAAAATTAGAGAAGGATACAGTAGGTATTGTAACAGGGATGGCTTATACTCAATTTGGTGGAGATATTTTACCAATAGAGGTAAATCATTTTGATGGAAGTGGAAAATTTGTTATTACAGGACAATTAGGTGATGTAATGAAAGAATCTGCTACGATTGCCTTAGATTATTTAAAAGCAAACAAAGAAAAGTATGGTTTACAAGATATTAAGTTTGATAAAATGGATATTCATATTCATGCTCCAGAAGGTGCTGTTAAAAAAGATGGACCTAGTGCAGGGGTTACGTTAATCACTGCTATCTATTCTTGCCTTACTAATAAGTTAGTAAGTAATACAGTTGCTATGACTGGAGAGGTTACTCTTCATGGTCAAGTATTGGCTATTGGTGGATTAAAAGAAAAATCAATTTCTGCACATCGTTCAGGAATTAGAAAAATCATTATTCCTAGTCAAAATGAAAAAGATATCGATGATATTCCAGAAGTAGTAAGAAATGACTTAGAAATCATTACTGCAAGTCATATTGATACAGTATTAGAACATGCAATTGTAAAATAG
- the yihA gene encoding ribosome biogenesis GTP-binding protein YihA/YsxC, whose product MAKIKKAEYVLSAAWQSQWPEADRPEICLAGRSNVGKSSFINTMLQRNGIAKVSGTPGKTRTLNFFNVNDALYFVDVPGYGYAKVNESIQRSFGPMMDTYINAREVLKGMLLIVDYRHTPTKDDIMMYEYVRHHNIPVVVIATKEDKLKRNDLKKNEKKIKEKLGLGPEDAFVRFSSLKKLGIDKAWNEIYRLCDINFEE is encoded by the coding sequence ATGGCAAAAATAAAAAAAGCAGAATATGTCTTATCGGCAGCGTGGCAATCACAATGGCCAGAAGCTGATCGACCAGAGATATGTTTAGCAGGAAGATCAAATGTTGGTAAATCTAGCTTTATCAATACAATGCTTCAACGTAATGGAATTGCAAAGGTATCTGGAACACCAGGAAAAACTAGAACATTAAATTTCTTTAATGTAAATGATGCACTATACTTTGTAGATGTTCCTGGATATGGTTATGCAAAAGTAAATGAATCAATTCAACGTTCTTTTGGTCCAATGATGGATACTTATATTAACGCTAGAGAAGTGTTAAAAGGAATGTTGTTAATTGTGGATTATCGTCATACTCCAACAAAAGATGATATAATGATGTATGAATATGTAAGACATCATAATATTCCAGTTGTAGTTATTGCAACAAAAGAAGATAAGCTAAAAAGAAATGATTTAAAGAAAAATGAAAAGAAAATTAAAGAAAAATTAGGTCTAGGACCAGAAGATGCTTTTGTTCGTTTTTCTAGTTTGAAAAAATTAGGGATTGATAAAGCTTGGAATGAGATTTATCGTTTGTGTGATATTAATTTTGAAGAATAG
- a CDS encoding LysM peptidoglycan-binding domain-containing protein, giving the protein MQKIILEKYIDLNNKLSEVVSLSVDESINYKLEQVGIRAIGALSITGEYKGPELEKFETTLDIDVLANFDKIIDQRDFHITIEDFTYVIQNGNLHVRIEAGVHGVVSGQDRYVQDHSIEEIELLMRESETVVQEDSYPIEEVVSTKVIDSEVEELEEIVYPSKKRQFFEDDQDSIGTYYLYIVKPGDTYESISSYYQIDGNILMEYNHYKEMAPGITLIVPYMP; this is encoded by the coding sequence ATGCAAAAAATTATTTTAGAAAAGTACATTGATTTAAACAATAAACTATCGGAGGTAGTATCTTTATCGGTAGATGAATCTATTAATTATAAGTTAGAACAAGTTGGGATACGGGCAATAGGAGCACTTTCTATTACAGGGGAGTATAAAGGACCAGAGTTAGAAAAGTTTGAAACAACATTGGATATCGATGTATTAGCTAATTTTGATAAGATTATCGATCAAAGAGATTTTCACATTACAATTGAAGACTTTACGTATGTGATTCAAAATGGAAACTTACATGTTCGTATTGAAGCGGGAGTTCATGGAGTTGTTTCAGGGCAAGATCGTTATGTTCAAGATCATTCGATAGAAGAAATAGAGTTATTGATGAGAGAAAGTGAAACGGTAGTTCAAGAAGATAGTTATCCTATTGAAGAAGTAGTAAGTACTAAAGTGATTGACTCAGAGGTAGAAGAGCTGGAAGAGATTGTTTATCCTAGTAAGAAAAGACAATTTTTTGAAGATGATCAAGATTCAATAGGTACTTATTATTTATATATTGTTAAACCAGGGGATACGTATGAATCAATAAGTAGTTATTATCAAATAGATGGTAATATTCTAATGGAATATAACCATTATAAAGAAATGGCTCCAGGGATCACTCTTATAGTTCCATATATGCCATGA
- a CDS encoding DMP19 family protein has translation MDSTDFSVLSMFIAMAIFLGIFYFLRIRQIQAERKARARMVLERRKKFANITLDMFDEIERKELPEMVIYSILAKDEKRFDGEEIDDTPIMEMLSEAERMVFTIYQVESCLSGKNSSIHSFFLEEYFAPYIPYLTPAFDVMNCHEISKLLESAKKLAEIIESDSEEEVGGDYESYNFGDYTNELLSLMKSSALVKNTAEYIYENKEQFVEKED, from the coding sequence ATGGATTCAACAGATTTTTCAGTATTATCAATGTTTATTGCAATGGCAATATTTTTAGGTATTTTTTATTTTTTACGTATTCGCCAAATTCAAGCTGAGAGAAAAGCTAGAGCACGTATGGTGTTAGAGAGAAGAAAAAAATTTGCGAATATTACATTAGATATGTTTGATGAAATAGAAAGAAAAGAGTTACCAGAAATGGTTATCTACAGTATTCTTGCTAAAGATGAAAAAAGATTTGATGGTGAAGAAATAGATGATACACCAATCATGGAGATGTTAAGTGAAGCAGAGAGAATGGTTTTTACTATTTATCAAGTAGAATCTTGTTTATCAGGGAAAAATAGTTCTATTCATAGTTTCTTTTTAGAAGAATACTTTGCACCATATATCCCTTATTTAACACCGGCTTTTGATGTAATGAACTGTCATGAAATTTCAAAGTTATTAGAATCAGCTAAGAAACTAGCAGAAATTATTGAAAGTGATAGTGAAGAAGAAGTAGGTGGAGATTATGAATCTTATAACTTTGGAGATTATACGAATGAGTTATTAAGCTTAATGAAATCTTCTGCATTAGTTAAGAATACAGCAGAATATATCTATGAAAACAAGGAACAATTTGTAGAAAAGGAAGATTAA
- a CDS encoding valine--tRNA ligase codes for MKKELETKYDHKKVEAGKYQQWLDKKYFEAGDKTKTPYTIVIPPPNVTGKLHLGHAWDTTLQDMIIRYKRMQGFDALYLPGMDHAGIATQAKVEERLRQEGISRYDLGREKFLEQAWSWKEEYAGHIREQWEKLGLSLDYSKERFTLDEGLSEAVKEVFITLYEKGYIYQGKRIINWDPAQRTALSNIEVIHKEIEGAMYYFKYQVVGSDKELIIATTRPETMFADQAIFVHPDDTRYTDLVGKSAINPANGEALPIMADSYIDMDFGTAVMKCTPAHDPNDFALAKKYNLEMPICMNDDGTMNEMAHKYCGMDRFDCRKQLVEDFQEAGVVDHIEKHMHQVGHSERSNAIVEPYLSKQWFVKMEPLAREALENQQRDSKVNFVPERFEKTFGQWMENIEDWCISRQLWWGHQVPAWYHKETGEVFVGKQAPSDIENWKQDEDVLDTWFSSALWPFSTLNWPNTEDELFERYFPTDTLVTGYDIIFFWVSRMIFQSLEFTNQRPFKHVLIHGLIRDEKGRKMSKSLGNGVDPIDVIEQYGVDTLRFFLTTNSAPGMDLRYTPEKLESSWNFINKIWNSARFVLMNMDEEIGYNDLCFDNLNLCDKWILNRLNEVIKEVDTNMDKFEFVNVGSSLYSFIWDDFCSWYIELAKVHLQNESVKQATLHTLIYVLNAIVKMLHPFMPFVSEEIYQAIPHVEESICISSWPVVKQENNFEGIQDQFTYLMDIIKGIREIRAQYTIKNAIEITYSIDTKDTTLETLLDVCVPYIKKMCNATCLGYNKETSGDIASLTIKGGNSLIVELGAYVDKEAEKVKLEIQQKKLAQEIKRCQGMLSNEKFVSKAPASKIEEEKKKLEEYQLKYQSVEEKLSSM; via the coding sequence ATGAAAAAAGAATTAGAAACAAAATATGATCATAAAAAAGTAGAAGCAGGAAAATATCAACAGTGGTTAGATAAGAAATACTTTGAAGCAGGAGACAAAACAAAAACTCCTTATACAATTGTAATTCCACCACCAAATGTAACAGGTAAATTACACTTGGGACATGCATGGGATACAACACTTCAAGATATGATTATTCGTTACAAACGTATGCAAGGTTTTGATGCCTTATATTTACCAGGTATGGATCATGCTGGGATTGCAACACAAGCAAAGGTAGAAGAAAGATTACGTCAAGAGGGTATTTCAAGATATGATTTAGGACGTGAAAAGTTCTTAGAACAAGCTTGGTCTTGGAAGGAAGAGTATGCTGGACATATTCGTGAACAATGGGAGAAGTTAGGATTATCTTTAGATTATTCAAAAGAACGTTTTACATTGGATGAGGGGTTAAGTGAAGCTGTAAAAGAAGTATTTATAACGTTATATGAAAAAGGATATATTTATCAAGGTAAACGTATTATTAACTGGGATCCTGCACAACGTACAGCACTTTCTAATATTGAAGTTATTCATAAAGAAATTGAAGGAGCAATGTATTATTTTAAATATCAAGTAGTTGGTAGTGATAAAGAATTAATTATTGCAACTACAAGACCGGAAACAATGTTTGCAGATCAAGCTATTTTTGTTCATCCTGATGATACTAGATATACTGATTTGGTTGGTAAAAGTGCAATTAATCCAGCAAATGGAGAAGCGTTACCAATTATGGCTGATAGTTATATTGATATGGATTTTGGGACTGCTGTCATGAAATGTACACCAGCACATGATCCAAATGACTTTGCTTTGGCAAAAAAATATAATTTAGAAATGCCTATTTGTATGAATGATGATGGAACTATGAATGAGATGGCTCATAAATATTGTGGAATGGATCGCTTTGATTGTCGTAAACAATTAGTGGAAGATTTCCAAGAGGCAGGTGTAGTGGATCATATTGAAAAACATATGCATCAAGTTGGTCATTCTGAACGTTCAAATGCCATCGTAGAACCATACTTATCAAAACAATGGTTTGTTAAGATGGAACCATTAGCAAGAGAAGCATTAGAAAATCAACAAAGAGATTCAAAAGTAAACTTTGTACCAGAACGTTTTGAAAAAACATTTGGACAATGGATGGAGAATATTGAAGATTGGTGTATTTCAAGACAATTATGGTGGGGACATCAAGTACCTGCTTGGTACCATAAAGAAACAGGAGAAGTCTTTGTAGGGAAGCAAGCTCCTAGTGATATTGAAAATTGGAAACAAGATGAAGATGTATTAGATACATGGTTTTCAAGTGCTTTATGGCCATTCTCTACTCTAAATTGGCCAAATACAGAAGATGAATTATTTGAAAGATATTTCCCGACAGATACATTAGTAACGGGATATGATATTATTTTCTTCTGGGTAAGTCGTATGATTTTCCAATCGTTAGAATTCACAAACCAAAGACCATTTAAACATGTTTTAATCCATGGTTTAATTCGTGATGAAAAAGGTCGTAAAATGTCAAAATCTTTAGGGAATGGTGTTGATCCAATTGATGTCATTGAACAATATGGAGTAGATACATTACGTTTCTTCTTAACTACAAATTCAGCTCCAGGTATGGATTTACGTTATACTCCTGAAAAATTAGAATCTTCATGGAATTTCATTAACAAAATTTGGAATTCAGCACGTTTTGTTTTAATGAATATGGATGAGGAAATTGGATATAATGATTTATGTTTTGATAATTTAAATTTATGTGATAAATGGATTTTAAATCGTTTAAATGAAGTAATTAAAGAAGTAGATACAAATATGGATAAGTTTGAATTTGTAAATGTAGGAAGTTCTTTATATTCATTTATTTGGGATGATTTCTGTTCTTGGTATATTGAGTTAGCGAAAGTTCATTTACAAAATGAATCAGTTAAACAAGCTACTTTACATACACTTATTTATGTTTTAAATGCGATTGTAAAAATGTTACATCCATTTATGCCTTTTGTAAGTGAAGAGATTTATCAAGCAATTCCACACGTAGAAGAATCAATTTGTATCTCTTCTTGGCCAGTAGTAAAACAAGAAAATAATTTTGAAGGAATTCAAGATCAATTTACATACTTAATGGATATTATTAAAGGTATTCGTGAAATCCGTGCCCAATATACAATTAAGAATGCAATTGAAATCACATATAGTATTGATACAAAAGATACTACTTTAGAAACTTTACTTGATGTTTGTGTTCCTTATATCAAAAAAATGTGTAATGCTACTTGTTTAGGATATAATAAGGAAACTAGTGGAGATATTGCAAGTCTTACTATTAAAGGTGGTAATTCTTTAATTGTAGAGTTAGGTGCTTATGTAGATAAAGAAGCAGAAAAAGTAAAACTAGAAATACAACAAAAGAAGTTAGCTCAAGAAATCAAACGTTGTCAAGGAATGCTTTCTAATGAGAAATTTGTTTCTAAAGCACCAGCTAGTAAAATAGAAGAAGAAAAGAAAAAATTAGAAGAATATCAATTAAAATACCAATCGGTAGAAGAAAAGTTATCTTCAATGTAA
- a CDS encoding SPOR domain-containing protein — MKPSYKVSIIAIIFAILFSFFYQFCFGNENYVVYVCQVGVYSNEDNANGMLESLELASYQGEIIDDEDMYKVVCGVFIEEKEASVLEEELKAEGFSVAIIEYIVSEEGYDSVEKAEYTLIAEVIE; from the coding sequence ATGAAACCAAGTTATAAGGTTAGTATTATTGCAATTATATTCGCTATTCTTTTTTCTTTCTTTTATCAATTCTGTTTTGGTAATGAAAATTATGTAGTATATGTATGTCAAGTAGGAGTATATTCAAATGAAGATAATGCCAATGGAATGTTAGAGTCATTGGAGTTAGCTTCTTATCAAGGTGAAATTATCGACGATGAAGATATGTATAAGGTTGTATGTGGAGTATTTATAGAAGAAAAGGAAGCTAGTGTATTGGAAGAAGAATTAAAGGCAGAGGGGTTTTCAGTGGCTATTATAGAATACATAGTAAGTGAGGAAGGATATGATAGTGTGGAAAAAGCAGAATATACTTTGATAGCAGAGGTGATCGAGTGA
- the radC gene encoding RadC family protein has translation MKLKEYPVSELPREKALEQGIQSLSNVELLSLLLRTGSKEESVLELSQRVINQAGGLSELPSISYHSLIQIKGIKKAKAITLLASVELAKRLLKSSEPKVTLNHPTKIYQYIINELLFEKQEKVYLLCLNVRLEVIQSKLLFIGSNDVSIMATNEIFQNILLCGAKRFVLVHNHPSGNPYPSKEDIITTKKIKEMAKSLEITLVDHIIIGDNKFYSFEANQVFMNED, from the coding sequence GTGAAATTAAAGGAATATCCAGTATCTGAATTACCTCGTGAAAAAGCATTAGAGCAAGGGATTCAAAGTTTAAGTAATGTAGAATTACTATCTTTATTACTTAGGACTGGATCTAAGGAAGAATCAGTTTTAGAATTAAGTCAAAGAGTGATAAATCAAGCTGGTGGTTTAAGTGAACTACCTTCTATCAGTTATCATTCTCTAATCCAAATAAAAGGTATTAAAAAAGCAAAAGCGATTACTCTACTAGCAAGTGTCGAACTAGCAAAGAGATTATTAAAATCAAGTGAACCAAAAGTAACATTAAATCATCCAACTAAAATATATCAGTATATAATTAATGAATTACTATTTGAAAAACAAGAAAAAGTATATTTATTATGTTTAAATGTTCGTCTAGAAGTAATTCAATCTAAATTATTATTTATAGGAAGCAATGATGTATCTATTATGGCTACCAATGAAATATTTCAAAATATATTACTATGTGGTGCAAAAAGATTTGTATTAGTACATAATCATCCTTCTGGCAATCCCTATCCTTCAAAAGAAGATATAATAACTACTAAAAAAATAAAAGAAATGGCAAAGAGTTTAGAAATTACATTAGTAGATCATATTATTATAGGTGATAATAAATTTTATAGTTTTGAAGCAAACCAAGTATTCATGAATGAAGATTGA
- the mreC gene encoding rod shape-determining protein MreC — protein MNEKKDKQRKRILIFVVTVLLISIVSLMLGNTSFGIERMVRDSITQVEYYLVKRPIEIVESLFEEFYELKDVYDENESLKSRLDEYESILARNELLESEISELQELMNMDYLPIDYTIEYAAVQYRSITSWDSNIVIGLGSDAGIMENMAVVSSEGMIGIISEVSELSATVSLLSTENPINQIPVQINNGDEVIYGLLDKYNSEENVYEVILLSSITVLESGSKVYTSGLGGDGQTPSGIYIGDAIELELNSDGSTACLLVEPAVSFDDIRYVGIINRVTGDE, from the coding sequence ATGAATGAAAAAAAAGACAAACAAAGAAAACGTATATTAATATTTGTAGTAACTGTATTATTAATATCTATCGTTTCTTTAATGTTAGGGAATACAAGTTTTGGTATAGAGAGAATGGTTCGTGATTCTATCACTCAAGTTGAGTATTATTTAGTGAAAAGACCGATTGAAATAGTGGAAAGTTTATTTGAAGAATTTTATGAATTAAAAGATGTATATGATGAAAATGAAAGTTTGAAAAGTCGTTTGGATGAATATGAAAGTATTTTAGCTAGAAATGAGCTATTAGAAAGTGAAATTTCAGAGTTACAAGAACTAATGAATATGGACTATTTACCGATAGATTATACAATAGAATATGCTGCTGTACAGTATCGTTCGATTACATCATGGGATAGCAATATTGTTATTGGTTTAGGTAGTGATGCGGGGATTATGGAAAATATGGCTGTAGTTTCTAGTGAAGGGATGATTGGTATTATTAGTGAGGTTAGTGAACTTTCAGCGACTGTTTCACTATTGTCTACAGAGAATCCAATTAACCAAATCCCAGTACAAATAAATAATGGTGATGAAGTAATCTATGGATTGTTAGATAAATATAATAGTGAAGAAAATGTATATGAAGTTATTTTACTTTCATCTATTACTGTTCTTGAGAGTGGTTCAAAAGTATATACATCTGGTTTGGGTGGAGATGGTCAAACTCCATCAGGTATTTATATAGGAGATGCGATTGAATTAGAACTTAATTCAGATGGATCGACTGCTTGTTTATTAGTAGAACCAGCGGTTAGTTTTGATGATATAAGATATGTAGGTATCATTAATAGGGTGACGGGTGATGAGTAA
- the mreD gene encoding rod shape-determining protein MreD: protein MSKTWVRYFLITAGCFVIDSTITFFMPFDFTKNSYMVVPYVGTMVFCFLVNHVEKEQRYLLSVLVGLYFTIVYGNSLAIFPLLYVGLAWGVNKYTKGMHFQLFEYIYIVFSTILAFETVLYLLMWFTGMTQLTVVLFLQLRFIPTVLFNLLISIVLFIIYNKVEWRVIKNVY, encoded by the coding sequence ATGAGTAAAACATGGGTTCGTTATTTCTTAATAACTGCAGGATGTTTTGTAATAGATAGTACGATTACTTTCTTTATGCCATTTGATTTTACTAAAAACAGCTATATGGTTGTACCATATGTTGGTACAATGGTTTTTTGTTTTTTAGTGAATCATGTAGAAAAAGAACAAAGATATTTACTTAGTGTACTTGTTGGTTTGTATTTTACAATTGTTTATGGAAATTCTTTAGCAATCTTCCCACTTTTATATGTTGGTTTAGCTTGGGGTGTTAATAAATACACCAAAGGAATGCATTTTCAATTATTTGAATATATTTATATTGTGTTTTCGACAATCCTCGCTTTTGAGACTGTGTTATATTTGTTGATGTGGTTTACAGGTATGACACAATTAACAGTAGTCTTGTTTTTACAATTACGCTTTATTCCTACTGTTCTCTTTAATCTCTTGATTTCAATTGTGTTATTTATAATCTATAACAAAGTTGAATGGAGAGTGATTAAAAATGTGTATTAA